GCCTAGTCATGCCACTAACTTCATAGTTCCGGTTGGTATCTTGAGACCTAGCAAGCATCGAGCATTTTATACAACCTAGCAGCGACAATACCGGCGTTGCAGCTGGTCCCAGCTCTACCTATCCACGGATATAGAACTCAGGTCACGTCTGGGGAGCCCTGCACCATGATATGACCTCATACTTGAACCTAATCAAGTCTAGCTTCACCAACAGTGCCTCCAGTCATGTGATCCCCCAGACCCAAGCTGACCCCACCCATCCAAGGGTCTGACTCAAACGTCGATTACACAAGCTGAAATAACTTGCGTATATCCTCTTGTCCTCAGAAACTTCCACTACCTGCGGCTGAAAAAATGAGTCAGGTTGGACATCACGCCACCGCTTGCAAAGGATGTCGCCGGCGAGGCCGCAAATGTGATCGAACACTGCCGGCCTGTCTGAGCTGTCAGCGCCGAGGAGTCGAGTGCGAAGGATATATCACAAGATGGCCTGGCGTTGCGGCGAGAGGGAAACTTGCGGGAAAGTCTATTCCGGTTTGCGACAGCTTAGTAAAGACTTCAAAGCCCAGACCTAAACGAGCCAAGCGGGGAAATGTTCCTGTGTCAGCCGGATCGAGGGACGCCATGGAGAGGGAGTTTAGACACCACTCTAACGACTCACACCTCAATGTGATGGCActggttggagatgatgagttGGAAAGCCTAATTAAACATTGCAAGACACCCTCCTGCTTGACCATCGAATGCCATGACTAACCTTGGCGTTTACACAGACATCCAGGACCTCAGCAGCATCTTTTATCTGGGAACTGGGCCCAGCGACAACCCAATGTTCCATTATGTGCTTCCACTTATAGACACTGTGCCTCCTATTCGCTATGCCATCGCTGCATCGGCATCCTGTCACCTTGCGGCTCGAACCTCAGATAAAgacctcgagaagaagagcctATATCTGCGTGTCCATGCTACGCATCTATTGAGAGAGATGCTCCGAGATCCATGCCCGGCAACAGATCAAAGCATACTGGCTAGCATGTTGATGCTGGCACAGCTTGACGTAAGCTACACGAGCGTCCTAGTGTCATTGTTGATGGCTCACCAAGATCTAGATGTGTTCTGGAGACTGTCTCGAGTTTGAAACGCACCTTAAAGCGGCGGTCGGCCTTATCCGGGGCCAGAACTATGACCACGCAGCAAATAGGCACTACTTTGAACAGCGGCTTGCATGGTAAGTAGGCCAACCTTGCAGCAGCAATTCTCCTCTAACAAGGCCTTAGGCTCGACATGATGGCATCTACAACTTCTGCTGGACTGCCGAACTTGTCCGCCACAGAACTCAAGGCGGCTCTCGGACGCTGCTCGAATCATGGGCGGAGGCAATGGAGCTATGATGTTTTCCCGTGTCCGATCGACCTGTTTGAGATACTTGCAGACATTACTATGCTTTCCAAAACCCAACTGGACGTGACGAATCCAAGCCAGGAGACTGTGGAGGAGGCTCATTGTATAAAATGCCGTCTGGCGGCGTGGGAATGGCTTGGAGAAACTTCTGGCCCACGGAAGCATATGGTTGAAGTTTGGCGTCTCGGCATCATGGCGTACCTCGGACGACTATTCCCGTCTACCAACTCCTCGGGCGCACCAGATCTGGCAAGTCAGGTTCTGTATCACGCGCAGCTCATCCCGCCCGCTTCGTCCTGGAGCTACTCCTTGCTGTGGCCCATCTTCCAGATCGGGGTGACTTTGGGTAATGAACCACTGGAGGAGAGAGCGTGGGTAGAGAAGCGTCTCAACATTGCCCTAGAGGCCGTTGGATGTCGGCATTTCAGTAACGCGCTCGAGACACTGCGTTTTGTCTGGGATAATGATGTGCAGTATGGCCATCTCACTACTAGCATGAACGGACGCGCCATAATGTTGGCATAGTTTGCCCAGTAGAGGTAACAATGCACTGAAGCACGCACATTCGTATGGGCTTTGCATACTACTCGCATATCTGTCGCATTTTTTTGCCTGAAATCTATCTTGAAAATTGCCCTCGAGAAATGCATCTAGCCCAGGTATCTAGCTGCTACAGCCTCCAGCTCATTCCTGATCTCCTTCTTGCACGTCTCGGTCGCCCAGCACATGTCAATAGCATGTCTCGTCAAAGCTACCATATCCTGGTTACTAAAGCCGCacatcttcttggccagtAGCATGTCATGTAGGATCCAGCAATCTTCCATGTAAGCTGGATCGTCGCTTGCAATCGCAATTGGGATCCCCGCCTCGTAAAGGGTACGGATTCTAGGAAAGATCTCATCAACTGGCTCATGGCGGAGATATCCCCATGGAGTAATCGTCATGCCgatgcccttctccttgatgagatgcACGAGACCCTGGTCTTGAACAGCATTTAGGCCGTGATCTATGCGCTCCGCACCCGAACCTCCTACATCTGCCGCAACTTGGCGGATATGCTCGTGGGTGTCCTTTTGGCCGACATCACAGTGTGCCGTGAGGTGGAAGCCGGTCTCTTGGGCCAGAGTAAAAACCTCTGAGAACAAGGAAGGGGGGCGGTTATCTTCGTTCGAGTCGAGACCAATGCCGGTAACCATATCTCGGTAGGGAAGAACAGCTTCAAAGTGCTCTATGGCAGACTCTGGCGATAGATCGCGCAGGAAACACATGATCCACTTGGACTTGATCTGTTCTCAGGGTCAGCATGTATGCAAAATGAAGGGCTGTCGCTCACGTACGCCTAGGCGCTTTTCTGCCTCCTCCTGGGCCGCTCGAAATCCCCCCATCATGGTGTCCCAGGAGACGCCACGGCGAGTGTGACCCTGCGGATCAAAGAAAGGCTCGCAGTACCGAACGTTCATCGAGGCAGCATGCTCAAAGTAGTTCATGGCCAAGTCGTAAAAGTCCTGTTCGGTGACAAGCACTTCAAATCCGCCATAGTAGGCCTCGAAGAAGGTAAAGGTCTCTTCAGCATTGTCGATGGAGTGGCCTTCCCGGGCTGGAATGATGTTGTACGACGCCTTCAGCTGCTCCAGGCTCGTGTACACGGTACCAGTCCGCTCGAGCTTCAGGGTCTGGTTGTTTCTCTGAGCGAGCTTCCACCTGAGCTCAGGAGTCAAGGTGCCTTCGATATGGACGTGCAGTTCCACCTTTGGAAGGTTGAGCACGAACTGATCGTTGGCATCCAGTAGTTCCTGGCGCAAAGCTAGGCGTTCTTCAAGAGGCATGGCGTGTTCCATTGTAATGTCTTGGAGGCGAGGACGGTGAAGTTGGGTAAAGTGAGCTGCTTTTGCTGGTTGTACTCATAGAGCGTTTTGTTTGCCAGCATttaagaaagaagagaacaCTATGGCGGCGATTCGGTGGGCTCTTATACTTCAGTACAACACAGTGATACTGGATTTCTCCCTGTTCCTCGATGCCAGGTCCCTCTACTGGGGTCCACGATGCTAGTCTTGAATAGGCCGCAGTTTCAGTCAGTTGCATAGGCTAAAGCGGTCACCCGGCCCCTGGAAGACTTGATTATCCCCACTAGTCCCAACTTGGTCACTATTTCCGTCAACCTGCTGTATGTTCAGGCAACTCCTCCCTGCTGTTCAATGACTTCCATCTTCTCGTCCTCATTATCGGCCTATTATTGATTTTCGTGTCGGCGAGTGACTCATAGAGATCCTAATTTGATCCACGTGTTTTATGAGCTAATTATTAGTGAATAGTGGATGCAATAGTTTAGCCTTGGCAAAGAAGATGCTCTGATGGTCGACCCTTACGGATCCAGTTACCAACGTCATGAGGCTATACTAACGAAGGACCACCCATTCTGGCGTTTGCAGTGATCAAAGATGTATTCTTTGCAGGGAAATAAGTTCTTTTCATACTGTTTCCCCATCGTATTGTTCTAGTCAGATAATAAATCTGACTTACATCAAGGCAATATTGCTTTGCTGGCATCCGACTAGCCATTCAAATGCACCTTTGAGCACTCGCCCTCGACCAACCCGACGACACGGATCTTTCTTCTCTGGGGTATTCAAGGCTCCAGCTACGGCCAAGAAATCAACACACATcggctcctcctcatcgtcctgTCTCAAGTACCTGAGCAGAGGAAACGCAAATATGTCCTCAGACTCAAGATCGGCATCCAAAGCTACCCATCCAATAACCTGATCATCTATGGACGACAGAAGCGTGTTCGTGTCGGGGTGCATGCCCAACTCTGACCATCCAAAGTGAGTGTCAGGGGCCCATCTTTCACGTTCAGTATAGTGAGGTATGTCACCTATCCGAGTCCCAACTCTAATGCTCTGGAAAGGACCGGAGACATGTAGTTCCTGGGCTTCTTCATTTGCTCTTGGTCCGCCAAACATGACTTGTGCCAGGAGTTCTGGATAGACGAGGTACTCATCATGAGGCCACTTCACCGCCTCCTTCACATTCATCCAGCTCCAAGACGGGAATGGGATGTCATTGAGCCCGCCGCGGCTGATGGCTGGAACCCATAGCAGCTGGGAATGGAGGTGCCCACAATGTCCAAAATCAACAATGCCGTGATAGAATTTGTACCCGAAGCGCGTAGCCAGCCGCTCTTCAAACCCCATCAACGCATTGTGCTTGTCTGAGTTATACGTCAGCTTGGTCACACTGTACTGCTCTACTGTGTTCTGCCACGTCTTCCTGAGATTGTACTCGGCATCGTAAGACACGCCACCGTACGATTTCGTACCGTCCATGGTGTACTCGCCACGAGGACGCCGGCACTCAGGGATCCCCGTCTGCTCCGTCTCCCAGTATCGGTTGCACCGCCAACCTAGGTCGTACTCGGTGAAGAAGATGCATCTGCGGGAGAGTTCTCGTTCCTGAAATACCCAGCCGCGGGAGTGCCATGCCTTGGATTGGAGTCGGAGAGGGAAGGGATCGGCGGTATCAGAAGCTTCCTGCATGATGACTTCGCACAGTTCATCCACTTCTTGTTGTGATGAACTCTGACTCGTTCCCATGATGCTCTCTGCAAGTCCATCATTATTCGTCCCAGCAGTCTTGACTTGAAACTTGGCAGTCCTGGCAACCGCTGGCCCACTGACGAACAAGCCCGAATCAACCATCTGAGACCCGTCTGAGCCTTTTGCATCCACCGCAGCTATAGTGCAAAAGGACTCCTCGAATATCACTCCCATGAGCCCTATCTGTGTCATGAGCTCAGTGGGATCGTCCTGGACGATGCAGATGGAATCGATCCAGAGAAATCTCTCGCCCAACTCCCTTGTAAGCCATATCGCATCTCGAAACGTCTTGGGCAAATTCGCCAATGGGAGTTCCACCTGCCAGGCATCGACAGTATCCTTGGTCATCCTTGGCGGAATGACCTTTCCCCAGCAGTGGCTGAGAGTCATATAACGTCCAGTTTCCTTGCCGTGTGTTGTATAGACGcgtggcttcttctcctcgcttcTACCATCACCAGCAAAACCAACATCGATGACCCTGAACGGGAGAATCGTGGAGGAAGAGCCATCGTTATATTTGTTCCCCGAGTATGTACCTCGCCCGCACTCATCGTGATGGAGCTGACACTCTTGGAGCCATTCACGAAGCAGACGCATGTTTCGTGGAGAGTTGGCGTCTTGCAGGTCCCTGTGCGTGATGATTCGGTTTTTAAAGACGCTTGATTCTACCAATAATTAGTCTTGGTCCTGAAGAATCCACAGACAAAAAGACAATCGTACCTTCTGACACGGAGATCCGATGCAGCCCTCCGTAATGCTGAGAGTCGAGTTTGAACATTCCCCAGCGTGCCCCAGGTTCTGATTGTTGCAACCTCCACATGAGTGGCCCACGGTGATCTACCTTGCAAGCCTTTGTTTCATCACCCCTCAAAGCCGTCAAGTTGTCATATTTGACACAGGTCTGGGACTTGTAGGCGTTGCTGACGATTTCGCAAAGTCGGCAGTGTTCCTTGGACTGAAGGACCTGATTGTAGTCTAGAGGATGCTGGAAGCCATCTATTAGCATCGATAGGGTGATGTTACTGCATGCTGAACAGAGTTCCGACGCCATGGCTTAGGATTCAAGTGGTGCTGCACTGAACAGCTTTCATTAGCTCTGTTTCATCGGCCGGCAACTATCTTTGCGGGGTAAGAGAGGGTAAGCACTGCCGCTTTCAGCAGGATCTCGGTCTGATTTGTGGAATAAAGATTCGCCGTCTGCTCCAGTTCCCGTTATCCATAACAGTCTCCATTCAAACAGCGTCCCTCACCACTTTGTCCAGGCCAATTTTTAAGGACGGTTTTTGGCAATCCACAGTTTCCCCCAGCAGAAGCATCACCTGTTAGAACAACTGAATTACAACTAGAACACCTGGGTTGTCAAGTATAATGAGACATATTTTGTCTTTATCTTGCACTATTCTCGTGATGATAACTGCTGATCCGACACCAAAACCGAATCTTTCAAGCGCCTCCATTTCCAACCTGCAACTCGTCTTGCGAGAGTATCAAATCTCTAATCAACTGCCACCCAATACTCTGCTTGTAAA
The window above is part of the Fusarium falciforme chromosome 3, complete sequence genome. Proteins encoded here:
- a CDS encoding Adenosine deaminase, with the protein product MEHAMPLEERLALRQELLDANDQFVLNLPKVELHVHIEGTLTPELRWKLAQRNNQTLKLERTGTVYTSLEQLKASYNIIPAREGHSIDNAEETFTFFEAYYGGFEVLVTEQDFYDLAMNYFEHAASMNVRYCEPFFDPQGHTRRGVSWDTMMGGFRAAQEEAEKRLGIKSKWIMCFLRDLSPESAIEHFEAVLPYRDMVTGIGLDSNEDNRPPSLFSEVFTLAQETGFHLTAHCDVGQKDTHEHIRQVAADVGGSGAERIDHGLNAVQDQGLVHLIKEKGIGMTITPWGYLRHEPVDEIFPRIRTLYEAGIPIAIASDDPAYMEDCWILHDMLLAKKMCGFSNQDMVALTRHAIDMCWATETCKKEIRNELEAVAARYLG
- a CDS encoding Zn(2)-C6 fungal-type domain-containing protein, which gives rise to MTNLGVYTDIQDLSSIFYLGTGPSDNPMFHYVLPLIDTVPPIRYAIAASASCHLAARTSDKDLEKKSLYLRVHATHLLREMLRDPCPATDQSILASMLMLAQLDMCSGDCLEFETHLKAAVGLIRGQNYDHAANRHYFEQRLAWLDMMASTTSAGLPNLSATELKAALGRCSNHGRRQWSYDVFPCPIDLFEILADITMLSKTQLDVTNPSQETVEEAHCIKCRLAAWEWLGETSGPRKHMVEVWRLGIMAYLGRLFPSTNSSGAPDLASQVLYHAQLIPPASSWSYSLLWPIFQIGVTLGNEPLEERAWVEKRLNIALEAVGCRHFSNALETLRFVWDNDVQYGHLTTSMNGRAIMLA